The Triticum aestivum cultivar Chinese Spring chromosome 6D, IWGSC CS RefSeq v2.1, whole genome shotgun sequence genomic sequence aggcaaaaaatttcaaaaaatttcaaattatggtcaaactgtggtcaaacaatggccaaactaattattctagaatattagtgttactaaataattatttcagtttttttgaattttggtcaaatctggtcaaacagtggtcaaacaatggtcaaactaattattccagaaatattagtgttactaaataattattgttttttaaaacaatagtttcaaactcaaacagtgaaatgtgtcacttcatgctcaagctaaattcctgagggttaatagaattgacatcttactattgttaggaaaacaacaagtgcagacttggaaatgagggagaatagaacccggaagttaagcgtgctcaggttggagtagtgagaggatgggtgaccgtccgggaagttagatgatttggaatgattagagattagaggataaattgagcagtgatgaggggtggtgattacagattagaggttaaaataattcagaaatttgaaaataaaaaaaaatttaaaaaaaattcgcaatttttttttaaaaatatcataaaatttcctttagtcccggatGGTAACAGGTGGAGCTCCAGGttgcgtccacgtggacggcctttagtcccggttcgtgtaagaaccgggactaaaggggggaggcattagtaacgatcctttagtctcggttcaaaaaccgggactaaaggcccttaccaaccgggacaaaagcccccttttctactagtgatacttGGTCAAACTTAAAGTAGTTTGACCTAGGACAACACTAAAACTTCAACTAATTTGGGACGGTGGGAGTATGTACTATATATAAGCTTTAATGAAATACtcccctccgtaaagaaatataacagCGCTTAGATCACTGAGTACCTTTTAGTTGTAAAAAGGGAGACTATTTATGTTTAAGTAGTCTATGAAAGCatctccctttgtaaagaaatataatagCGTTTAGGTCacaaaagtagtgatctaaacgcttttatatttatttacagagtgAGTACCTTTTAGTTGTAAAAAGAGAGACTATATTTATGTTTATGTAGTCTATGAAAGCATCATTGTACATAACTTAAACTCATCTTGTATTTTCCGTCGAAAAAACTAATCTTGTATGTAATGATGTTTCAGGCTAGAAACTTGGGGTTCAAATGTGGTCTTGTATATGTTGCTGAACCTGGGTAAGACATCTGACAATTCATGTTCCATTTCCTGAGATTTCTGTCTTATTCAACATGGTGCGACGCAGGTACATGCTCTCCCGGGCATTGGTTCCACCATATTCCATTATCAAAAAGTTTGCAAGAAAGGATATTGCAGATTTAGGTGACTTTATTGCGGTTATTTCAGAACTGTCTAGGGGAGAACGAGTGCCTCTTGAATATGTAACATACACTGCCCGACATCGGAACAAGGTAGGAAAATATTCCCTGGCGGCTTTATCATGAAAAATCTTCTTTATCTATTTGTTAGAATACAACTGAAATTTTGTCTTATTGGTGTGTCCAGTGTACAATAGTTACAATTGATCAGCATGGATGGTATGCAACTCCTCAGTTATATACTCGAAATGATGCAACTGGATTGTGGATTGCAAAATCAGCTATGCTACTGGAATCTCCATATGTAGTTTCCATTCATCAACGAGGTCATAGGGATGTGAACTCAAATGTCGATGAGAATATAGCTGTTGAAGGAACCGTGTCATCTTCTAGAGATTTAGATGACATAAAAGGTGTTTCACGGCATTCTTCTAGCATGGAAGGCTCTGACCTTGCTAGAACAATATCTGGTAACACTTCATTGGCAGAACAAGTAATTAAACCAGCCCTTGTGAAGTTTGAGGTGAGAAACATCTATACTTTGATTTTGGAAGGAATCATGTAGTCATGGTGCATCAGATTAATATTTTTAGATCTTGTCATGACACTATACCTGTTCCGCAGCCTACCCTAACTAAAATGGTTAATGTGGTAGAAGCTTACCCACAACTCCACACAAATAATGTTGTAAAAACAGTTCTGCCAATGATAAAACAAAATTCACACATTGGACCTTTGGTGAATACAGTAATACGGTCCTCTAAATTTTTTTCATGACTAAATTAATAATAATCTGCGTCCGCCAGCAACAGGCTAAATTTTTCTAACATTCTGAGGAAAGAAGTTCGACTTCCAGAATGGCACAATACATTAGACAAGCACTGGTAGTTGTCTACACTTTTTCTTTGAGAAAAACACAAAAGCTTGTCTTCATGCATTGTTAGAAAGAACAAGTTTTCTTACTTTTGTGGAAGCCTGTTGAGAGAAAGGAAACTTGTGAATTCCCATGGACTCAAGGCCAATATAAAGGTGGTGGGATATATGGAATTCCCATGGACTCAAGGCCAATATAAAGGCCaataaatttgaactaaaacctcGACACTTACTTTGGAACTGAGGGAGTAACACAATCATGTTAGAGAGACTCCCGGGTGAGAGCTAGAGCTAGTGTTCTGACAAAACTGACTCACTTGTAGGGTATGACAACTGCATCTGTTTGCTAAGTTTAGAACCCAGACAATCTAGAGACACATCACCAGACACAGAGTCTCCCCCAATGACAAAGGGGATTACGGTGGCAGCAACTCTAATTGGTGCCATGATACCATGTTATGAGGGAAATCAACTTATGTCCTATCCTCTCGGCTCAAGGCCAATATATAGTTACCCAATCAGATTAGAATCAGATTCTATCTTTAACTACACCCAGACTTAACACGACTACAGACTATTGGTTTCTTGCGGCATCAGTCCTTTTTGCAATTTTGTTTCATGAGAAAATAAAGAACTAGTGTCATCAAATAGGGTACTAAAGTTATGGTTATTTTCGTGAGACATGTGAGATCTACATTTGGTAGTTCATTTATCATCTTTGAGGTTACTTATGGTTTCATTCCCTTGATCCTTGTGGCATCTAATGGCGTCAATAGTCAGAAAAATGGGCTTCATCTCTTTAGAAATTCAGCAAAGATGGCGATTGATAGTGAATGACTGGCACTCCTATATGTCAATTGTGTCCAATAAATGCCATGTTTTTTCCTTAGTGTTGTCCAGTGGCGGAGCTTAGTGAGGGCCAAAGGGGGCCacgccccccctccccccaaccaaTTATTGTCAATGATCGTACGCCTACATGGCAAAACGTGCACGTGTGTGGTTACAGAATCAATCAACCTGTTTGTGTGCTAGCTTGCATGCACGTATAGTCCTGCTGGGTGATTTAATTTAGTGCTTTAAAGCCAACAGTTGTGTGTATTATAGCACAATGTACCATGCACTTGTTAGTTTTGAGCTGTAGCTTTTGTGTTTCTTGTTGAAAACCACCTCACTCGTATATCTCTAATTTTCTACTTTTCTGTATATAGGTGCACGTGCCACCAATATGCATGATTGATGGAGTGCATGCTAAACATTTCACTGGAGCTGGTGTGGTAATACATCATTCTGACTCTCTTGGTCTGATTGCTGTTGATAGGAATACAGTTGCTATATCTATCTCTGATATAATGGTTTCTTTTGCTGCATATCCCATTGAAATACCTGGACAGGTATGAGCTTATCCCCCCTTTCCTAATTGTAATTTGAAGCTATACATAATTTCCATTAAATAGTAGCTTCCACTGTTTGGCTTTCAGGTTATTTTTCTGCATCCTTTTCACTACTTTGCATTGGTTGCATATGATCCTTTGACACTAGGAGTTGGAGCATCCGTTATCCGGGCTTCTAAACTTCTTACTGGTTTGTTTTCTGTAGAGTGCTTTCATGCATTACTCAAACTAAATTGGACAGTCAAAGAAAGAATAAATTGCAGAACTGTCAAGTAATGTGGCTAGTCTCTGGTTTACTTTCCTTAAGATTTTTTTCATATATTTCTCATAACTAAACTAGTTGGTGAAAAGAAAGTGAACTGTCCAAATAATAAAGCTACTAGTTAATATTTTTTAATGGGTTAGCACTGGACACATTCATTTGTTCTCTTCTGATTCTTTTCCAGTTTTTATTTGTCATTGGGCGGGGACGCGgggcactgcccccccccccccccccccacagcctTGATACAATCACTGAAGGAAAAATATATATTTTAGGGTCTTAAATAGAAGAAAGTGTAGTCATTAGCCTCCCCAAACATTAATATTTTCTCTTTATCCCCCCTGACATCTTTGTCTAGCTCCACCACTGCTTACCCTTAATGTATATTGAAATCCTGAGATGAATTACACAAAAGTTATTGGATATACTTTTTTTATATTTCATTTTTTATTAATAATCGCAATCGTGCTATCACTAAAATGACCTACCTGGTAGTGAAATTTCTATTTCCTTCTGGCAGAAACTAATTTGGACCACGCGATCTGTTTTCATGTTTTAAGAAATTCCTTAATTTTTTATATGTGTAGAACCTGCCTTGCGCCGAGGAGATTCTGTGTACCTAGTTCGTCTAATTGATAGTTTACATGCTAAATCAAGGAAATCAATCGTAACCAATTGGCAAGCTATTAATATTTGCTCAAGTGACTTCCCACGGTATCATGCAATGAATACGGAGGTCATTGAGCTCGATACTGGTACGTTCTACAAACATTTCAACAAAACTGAGTTCTTGTGTCTCAATTTTTCATATTAACTATGTAGGGAAATGTTTATTACAGATTCTGATATCGAACTTTCGGGTGTATTGACCGACGAGCAAGGGAGAGTTCAAGCACTATGGGCAAGTATTTCCAGCCAGGTTAGCTTTCATTGGAGTGTTCACATTAGTCTGTTGTCCAAGAATTGATGCATTAGCCGCATGATGTCTCCAACATAAAGTAAATGGGGAATAGAAGAGAAACCTATTCACCGCATGTAAAGACCTTAAATTGCTGAAATATGTTATGAGTACTTGAACTAAAGAGGAtgaattgttttgttttttacATGTCATAATGAGTCATAACCTCTACATCTGATGTTGTGATTCCAGCGTACTAATTGAGGTATAACTCAATCAATTATTTTGTACAGCTCTTCGGTTGTGGCAAAGAAGGGGACCATCAGTTTGTTGTAGGTATACCAATACACCTGATAAGTCAAGTCCTTGAGAAGATAATCTCTGGTGCTCCTGGACCATTTCGTCTTATCAATGGAATTAGGAGACCAATGCCATTTGTCAGACTTCTGGAGGTGGAGATTTATCCAACTTTGCTAACAGAGGCAAGTAATTATGGATTGAGCGATAGATGGGTGCAGGTAATTAGATCTGTTTATGTTTTAATCTTGTCTGAAATTGCTATCTAATCTGACAAACATCATAGGTAGTACTGTCACCTTTTTCTGCGGCTAGGTAATACTGTTGCTTAGTGGCTTCTGAGCCTGAATCTTGATGTGCTTATCAGTGCAACAATTTTTTAATGCAGTCAAGTATTAATGACATTCATCTGAGGCATTCAATAATAGATAACTGCAGGGGTGTTCGTGAGGAGAACACCTCGCATGATTGCCATTTTGTCCCTTTTTTGACTAGTTAATTTCTCCTCTGtgtgtgttgcgtgcgtgcattAAATATTTACTATTCTATCTGATTAATGTTGCAGGCTCTAGCTGAGAAGGACCCTGAGCGAAGACAAGTATTGCAAATTATAGGTTGCTTTGCTGGATCAAAAGCGGAAACTCTTTGTGAAGGGGATATGATTCTTGCTATCGATAAGAAGCCTATTACATGCTTCCTTGACATTGAGAATGCTTGCCAAAAGCTGGACCATTCGGTTGGTTCAGATGGAATGCTTAACATGACAATATTTCGCCAGGTGAGGATGGTCTATAAGGAAAAAAATAACTTTTTCTTTGACAAAGTACGGTTGAATTAGGTATTTATCAGTAGTATAATTGCTTCAACATTCGAGCAGGGAAAAGAAATAGACCTTATGGTTGGAACAGATGTAAGAGACGGTAATGGTCACtgaaaaaatagcgcgctataacgtcgttaatagcacgctatagcgtattGAGAATTGTCTCGCTAAATATATCGGTGTACAACGTCTCGCTAATAGCATGCTATAGCGCGATATAGCACGTTAATAGCATATTTTGAGGTCGCCGCTATGTTgttgtagcgcgctattttttcaTTGGTAATGGTACAACACGTATGGTGAACTGGTGTGGATGCATAGTTCAGAATCCTCATTCGGCTGTACGTGCACTTGGCTTCTTGCCAAAGGAAGGCCATGGAGTTTATGTTTCTAGGTGTGTATCATATTCCTTCACTAATTTGTATGCTCAAATATTAGAAACTGTTGATACAATACAATAGCCAAAACCTTAACTAGGGGATGTCCACAGGGACACAGTAATCAACTAAAGTCAACTGCAGTCAACATGGTCAGCCCCTGGTCCAACTTGGTGAAAGGAGGCCTAGGTGCCAAGCCTTGGTCCAAGGAAGTCAAGGTAGCAAGCCATGGTCAAGGGAAGTCAAGAGAAATCAAGAGGAAGCCTTAGACCAAAAAGTCAAAAGGGTAGTCAAACAACAACAACCAAGCCTTTTGTCCTAAACAAGTTGGTGTGAGCGACATATAAAGTCCAATAGAAAACACGTGGAATCCAAAGAGTCAAGAGagaaaagaaaagtaaataaaCTATAAAAAAGTAAAATTAATGTCCCGGCACATGGattgttgatttccatgctgtccAATCAAGAGCCATATCTCTAAATGCAGTCCATTCCTTCATGTCCCTTTTTACGGCCTTCTcccattgtcggagtaaatggccacgggtagcctaaccgactccctctggctcttcgaaaaattatcaggccattcaagccttcaagcatacaaaacatagggccgccttcccccggccggctatccccagggccgactcccagaaggcgacccagcctcagaaacctcccccaagaaagatacgagatagctgactccagggagccggccccaagaggaccgcctcccagaagccggccatgaagaaagccggctcccagaagccggccaagactgcacccactaagactgtacccacataacggcgataggatggggcgtggccgcagtgttggaaatatgccctagaggcaataataaatggttattattatatttctttgttcatggtaattgtctatggttcatgctataattgtattgtccggaaatcgtaatacatgtgtgaatacatagaccacaacgtgtccctagtaagcctctagttgactagctcgttgatcaacagatagtcatggtttcctgactatggacattggatgtcattgataacgggatcacatcattaggagaatgatgtgatggacaagacccaatcctaagcatagcataaaagatcgtgtagtttcgtttgctagagcttttccaatgtcaagtatcttttccttagaccatgagatcgtgcaactcccggataccgtaggagtgctttgggtgtgccaaacgtcacaacgtaactgggtgactataaaggtgcactacgggtatctccgaaagtgtctgttgggttggcacggatcgagactgggatttgtcactccgtgtgacggagaggtatctctgggcccactcggtaatgcatcatcataatgagctcaatgtgactaaggcgttagtcacgggatcaagcattgcggtacgagtaaagagacttgccggtaacgagattgaacaaggtattgggataccgacgatcgaatctcgggcaagtaacataccgatggacaaagggaattgtatacgggattgattgaatcctcgacatcgtggttcatccaatgagatcatcgtggaacatgtgggagccaacatgggtatccagatcccgctgttggttattgaccggagaggcgtctcggtcatgtctgcatgtctcccgaacccgtagggtctacacacttaaggttcggtgacgctagggttgtagagatatgtgtatgcggaaacccgaaagttgttcggagtcccggataagatcccggacgtcacgaggagttctggaatggtccggaggtgaagaattatatataggaagtcaagtttcggccaccgggaaagtttcgggggttaccggtattgtaccgggaccaccggaagggtcccgggggtccaccgggtggggccacctatcccggagggccccgtgggctgaagtgggaagggaaccagcccctagtgggctgggcgcccccccatgggcctccccccatgcgcctagggttgggatccctagggtggggggcttcccacttgccttggggggcaaggcaccccctggccgccgccccccaccctagatgggttctggccggcgcccccctcccagggggcctat encodes the following:
- the LOC123141313 gene encoding protease Do-like 7, coding for MLSRALVPPYSIIKKFARKDIADLGDFIAVISELSRGERVPLEYVTYTARHRNKCTIVTIDQHGWYATPQLYTRNDATGLWIAKSAMLLESPYVVSIHQRGHRDVNSNVDENIAVEGTVSSSRDLDDIKGVSRHSSSMEGSDLARTISGNTSLAEQVIKPALVKFEVHVPPICMIDGVHAKHFTGAGVVIHHSDSLGLIAVDRNTVAISISDIMVSFAAYPIEIPGQVIFLHPFHYFALVAYDPLTLGVGASVIRASKLLTEPALRRGDSVYLVRLIDSLHAKSRKSIVTNWQAINICSSDFPRYHAMNTEVIELDTDSDIELSGVLTDEQGRVQALWASISSQLFGCGKEGDHQFVVGIPIHLISQVLEKIISGAPGPFRLINGIRRPMPFVRLLEVEIYPTLLTEASNYGLSDRWVQALAEKDPERRQVLQIIGCFAGSKAETLCEGDMILAIDKKPITCFLDIENACQKLDHSVGSDGMLNMTIFRQGHSNQLKSTAVNMVSPWSNLVKGGLGAKPWSKEVKAIQAFKHTKHRAAFPRPAIPRADSQKATQPQKPPPRKIRDS